One Desulfobulbus oligotrophicus DNA segment encodes these proteins:
- a CDS encoding MBL fold metallo-hydrolase — protein sequence MKRKYLSVALVVLGLMGVTMFFVVPPQYYQGPVSDHFDGKRFYNPGKPAPTSFLDTLRWYATRKRQPWPEFSDLQTVDIPPRRVDGNQLRVSFVGHVTLLIQTQGLNILTDPVWSERVSPFSWIGPKRVHPPGIRLADLPPIDLVLISHNHYDHLDLATLEQLWQRHRMRIITPLGNDAIIHERLPDARIDARDWGQQVMVSPDLTVYLEPMHHWSARSLRDRNQALWATFVLATPGGKICFVGDSGYGGGDNFRHIAARHGALRLAVLPIGSYEPRWFMAYNHMNPAEALQAWVDLGRPPLLPVHYDGTFQLADNGYEMPLADLARELQTANIVNAPICSLKTGQHWWVEEDGARVTAATCRHDKPWQPDVPGNPVSVQ from the coding sequence ATGAAGAGAAAATATCTTTCTGTTGCCCTCGTTGTTTTAGGGCTTATGGGTGTCACTATGTTTTTTGTTGTTCCTCCGCAGTACTATCAGGGGCCGGTGTCCGACCATTTTGATGGTAAACGGTTTTACAATCCCGGGAAACCTGCCCCCACCTCTTTTCTGGATACGCTGCGCTGGTATGCAACCCGCAAGCGCCAGCCGTGGCCGGAGTTCAGCGACCTCCAGACTGTTGATATACCGCCCCGCAGGGTGGATGGCAACCAGTTGCGAGTCTCCTTTGTCGGGCATGTGACCTTGCTGATCCAAACCCAGGGATTGAACATCCTCACCGATCCGGTCTGGTCCGAACGGGTCAGTCCCTTTTCCTGGATCGGACCGAAACGGGTGCATCCGCCCGGTATTCGTCTGGCCGATCTTCCGCCCATTGACCTGGTGCTGATCAGTCACAACCACTATGATCACCTCGATTTAGCCACCCTGGAACAACTCTGGCAGCGGCACCGGATGCGTATCATCACGCCGCTGGGTAATGACGCCATCATCCACGAACGTCTTCCCGATGCCCGGATAGATGCCCGTGACTGGGGCCAGCAGGTGATGGTCTCACCGGATCTGACCGTTTATCTGGAACCAATGCACCATTGGTCGGCCCGCAGTCTCCGGGATCGTAATCAGGCCCTCTGGGCAACCTTTGTCCTTGCCACCCCCGGCGGTAAGATCTGTTTTGTGGGGGACAGCGGGTACGGCGGGGGTGACAACTTTCGCCATATTGCCGCCAGACACGGGGCACTGCGTCTTGCCGTCCTGCCTATAGGCTCGTACGAACCGCGCTGGTTCATGGCCTACAACCACATGAACCCGGCAGAGGCGCTGCAGGCCTGGGTTGATCTCGGCAGGCCGCCGCTGCTGCCCGTTCATTACGACGGTACCTTTCAGCTGGCTGATAACGGCTATGAGATGCCGTTGGCAGACCTGGCCCGGGAGCTACAGACCGCCAACATCGTGAACGCTCCTATCTGTTCATTAAAGACCGGTCAGCACTGGTGGGTGGAAGAAGACGGTGCCCGGGTTACTGCTGCAACCTGCCGTCATGACAAGCCATGGCAACCGGATGTGCCGGGCAATCCGGTATCTGTGCAGTGA
- a CDS encoding hybrid sensor histidine kinase/response regulator: MPTLRLNHLATSFVLLMLVALAVNGWILLHVFQLHTSSLQAQENRQQALQTTYDIQQEIAALSRMVRAYTASANTKYLTYYYDIIDIRLGKKTAPDHYGPTYWSEVMAGKRKHAMPTEAVAEALLSKMQRQGFSKEEFATMNRGLAYSEELYKLDQIAFAATQGLYDPGTNSFVDDGRPQLKFANEFLYNQQYLRMEDLINQEVQTFVRLVDERTKQEVQEVTSRLRQSILTAVYLLVGTVVAAFVAVFIIRRMVLAPMSNLMDKALAIGNGDYSVRPDITRGVGELQALSQTISIMARNIEEDMQQREQITHELEIATARAEESTRAKSLFLANMSHEIRTPMNAIIGMTSLTLNTRLDDRQRDYIGKVKNASESLLSIINDILDFSKIEAGKLTLDIVSFQMEDVLSNATVLVRQLALEKEIELLLDIRSNRLLSPAGTFRGDPLRIGQILTNLLSNAVKFTSQGSVRLEVEGHDQQDETLALYFLVEDTGIGMSEEQLALLFHEFSQVDGSTTRQFGGTGLGLSISKRLANLMGGDITVSSQPGVGSRFTLHVRLPYSASSSCSFSPQPSEKSFKALVVDDHDQAREVLQGLLELFDIEAVSVASGEDALALLARTDHTFDLLFLDWVMPGMDGAAVLAELKTLSLEKPPLTVIISSYDVDMPPVQQDELSPAVQLLHKPILPGDIRILLDTLRNTPRHRQEQPSLPGRVHLQGMRVLLVEDNAINQHVAQQLMQFQGVEVDVADNGQKAVDMVNAHPADYYDVVLMDIQMPVMDGFEATKILRHQPQYQRLPIIALTAHVMTEQQEYCRAIGMNGHIAKPIDPEILYKALADHSQQPKTTLTPATQPAEQTTAILPAVTAIDTLSGLTYCANNPTLYTKTLHHYIQLYTDFADQLASLHEQDEWDELLRQTHSFKGLSATIGAGDLSGLGMRLETATRERSEDLIPLIEELSRELPSVLDELHGYLSRQGPL; this comes from the coding sequence ATGCCGACTCTGCGTTTAAACCATCTGGCCACCTCCTTTGTCCTCCTCATGCTTGTCGCACTGGCTGTGAACGGGTGGATTTTACTGCATGTGTTCCAGTTGCACACAAGCTCTCTCCAGGCACAGGAAAACCGGCAGCAGGCCCTGCAAACCACCTACGATATTCAGCAGGAAATTGCAGCCCTGTCAAGAATGGTGCGTGCCTACACAGCTTCGGCCAACACCAAATACCTGACGTACTACTATGATATTATTGATATCAGGTTAGGGAAAAAAACCGCACCGGATCACTATGGACCAACCTACTGGTCGGAAGTGATGGCAGGTAAACGCAAGCATGCCATGCCCACAGAGGCCGTTGCCGAAGCACTCCTGTCAAAGATGCAGCGCCAGGGATTCAGCAAGGAAGAGTTCGCCACCATGAATCGGGGTCTTGCCTACTCCGAGGAGCTCTACAAACTCGACCAGATCGCCTTTGCCGCCACCCAGGGGTTGTACGACCCCGGCACAAACAGTTTTGTTGATGACGGCAGGCCTCAGCTCAAGTTTGCCAACGAATTTCTCTACAATCAACAGTATCTCCGGATGGAGGATCTGATCAACCAGGAGGTACAGACCTTTGTCCGACTGGTGGATGAACGGACCAAACAGGAGGTGCAGGAGGTGACCAGCCGGTTGCGACAGAGCATTCTTACGGCAGTGTACCTGCTGGTCGGCACGGTGGTTGCCGCATTCGTGGCAGTCTTCATCATCCGCAGAATGGTCCTGGCTCCGATGAGCAACCTGATGGACAAGGCCCTGGCCATCGGTAACGGCGACTATTCGGTCCGGCCGGATATCACACGTGGTGTCGGCGAGCTCCAGGCGCTGAGCCAGACAATCAGCATCATGGCGCGTAACATCGAAGAAGACATGCAGCAGCGCGAACAGATCACCCATGAGCTGGAAATAGCCACTGCCAGGGCTGAAGAGTCCACCCGTGCCAAGTCACTGTTTCTGGCCAACATGAGCCATGAGATCCGCACCCCCATGAACGCCATCATCGGCATGACCAGCCTTACCCTGAATACCCGTCTCGATGACAGGCAGCGCGACTATATCGGCAAGGTAAAGAATGCATCGGAATCTCTGCTGAGCATCATCAACGACATCCTGGATTTCTCCAAAATTGAGGCCGGTAAACTGACCCTGGATATTGTGTCGTTTCAGATGGAGGATGTGCTCAGTAATGCAACAGTTCTGGTGCGTCAACTTGCCCTGGAAAAGGAGATTGAACTGCTGCTTGATATCCGCAGCAACCGGCTGCTCAGCCCTGCAGGAACGTTCCGCGGCGACCCCTTGCGAATCGGTCAGATTCTGACAAACCTGCTGTCCAATGCCGTCAAGTTTACCAGTCAGGGATCGGTCAGGCTCGAGGTCGAAGGGCATGACCAGCAGGATGAAACCCTGGCACTGTACTTTCTTGTGGAAGATACAGGAATCGGCATGTCGGAAGAACAGCTGGCACTGCTGTTTCATGAATTTTCCCAGGTAGACGGCTCCACCACCCGTCAGTTCGGAGGAACCGGGCTGGGTTTGAGTATTTCCAAACGGCTTGCCAACCTTATGGGAGGTGACATCACTGTCTCCAGTCAGCCCGGTGTCGGTTCCCGGTTCACACTGCATGTGAGACTGCCGTATTCGGCATCCTCCTCGTGCAGCTTTTCACCGCAGCCGTCGGAAAAATCGTTCAAAGCCCTGGTGGTCGATGATCATGACCAGGCCCGGGAGGTGCTGCAGGGCCTGCTTGAGCTGTTTGATATCGAAGCAGTGAGTGTGGCCTCTGGGGAGGATGCCCTGGCCCTGCTTGCCCGGACCGACCACACGTTTGATCTGCTCTTCCTCGACTGGGTGATGCCGGGTATGGATGGCGCGGCTGTACTGGCCGAACTCAAAACATTGTCGTTGGAAAAGCCGCCACTGACCGTTATCATCTCCTCCTATGATGTGGATATGCCTCCGGTACAGCAGGACGAACTGTCTCCTGCTGTGCAACTGCTCCATAAACCGATTCTGCCCGGTGACATACGGATCCTGCTTGATACGCTCAGGAACACTCCCCGGCACAGACAAGAGCAGCCGTCACTGCCCGGCAGAGTACACCTGCAGGGAATGCGGGTCCTCCTGGTTGAAGACAATGCCATTAACCAGCACGTTGCCCAGCAACTTATGCAGTTTCAAGGTGTTGAAGTCGATGTGGCCGACAACGGACAAAAAGCTGTGGATATGGTTAACGCCCATCCTGCCGACTATTACGATGTTGTGCTCATGGATATACAGATGCCGGTTATGGACGGCTTTGAAGCAACCAAAATTCTGCGTCATCAGCCGCAGTATCAGAGGTTACCCATAATCGCGCTGACCGCGCACGTCATGACCGAACAACAGGAGTACTGCCGGGCCATAGGCATGAACGGTCACATCGCCAAACCCATTGATCCGGAGATTTTGTACAAAGCGCTGGCCGATCACTCGCAACAACCAAAAACCACGTTAACTCCGGCAACGCAGCCCGCGGAGCAGACCACTGCAATCCTGCCGGCTGTGACTGCAATCGACACCCTGAGCGGGTTGACCTACTGTGCCAACAATCCGACACTCTATACCAAAACTCTGCATCATTACATACAGCTCTACACCGATTTTGCCGACCAGCTCGCCTCTTTACATGAACAGGACGAATGGGATGAACTGCTGCGTCAAACCCACTCATTCAAGGGATTAAGCGCCACCATCGGTGCCGGGGATCTCAGTGGACTTGGCATGCGCCTGGAAACAGCAACCCGGGAACGCTCGGAAGACCTGATCCCGTTAATTGAGGAATTGAGCCGCGAACTGCCGTCTGTCCTCGACGAGCTGCACGGGTATCTGTCCCGACAAGGCCCATTGTGA
- the arfB gene encoding alternative ribosome rescue aminoacyl-tRNA hydrolase ArfB, which yields MSRLFITDTLSIGMHEIELTAVRAQGAGGQHVNKVSSAVHLRFDIHASSLPEKYKKRLLARPDQRLSRDGVLIIKAQEFRSQEKNREAAIERLAAIIRAATVVRKVRRPTKPGQAARQRRLDAKRRRGHTKLLRRKPEL from the coding sequence ATGTCCCGTCTCTTCATCACCGATACTTTAAGCATAGGGATGCATGAGATTGAGCTGACAGCAGTACGCGCCCAGGGAGCCGGCGGTCAGCACGTCAACAAGGTCAGCAGCGCGGTTCACCTGCGGTTTGATATCCACGCCTCTTCCCTGCCCGAAAAGTACAAGAAAAGACTGCTGGCCCGGCCTGATCAGCGACTGAGCCGGGATGGTGTTCTCATTATCAAGGCCCAGGAGTTCCGCAGTCAGGAAAAAAACCGTGAGGCGGCCATAGAACGCCTGGCAGCCATAATCCGGGCGGCAACTGTGGTTCGCAAGGTGCGTCGTCCCACCAAACCGGGCCAGGCAGCCAGGCAACGACGGCTCGATGCCAAACGCCGCCGGGGTCACACCAAACTGCTGCGTCGCAAACCGGAACTGTAG
- the pncA gene encoding bifunctional nicotinamidase/pyrazinamidase — translation MKNSALLIIDVQNDFCPGGSLAVTGGDRVIAPLNRVAAAFAAAGLPVFATRDWHPPETSHFQAQGGPWPVHCVRDSAGAAYHPDLRLPEGTVHLYKGVDEQRDGYSAFDGADQTGTLLESLLADRSVDHLSIGGLATDYCVRSSVLDALTRGLTVTVLTDAVAGVELRPGDSERSLNDMRVAGARLLTVEQAVQAHGLQR, via the coding sequence ATGAAGAACAGTGCCCTCTTGATCATTGACGTTCAAAATGATTTCTGCCCCGGCGGATCCCTGGCTGTGACCGGAGGCGACCGGGTCATTGCCCCTTTAAACCGGGTGGCCGCAGCCTTTGCAGCTGCCGGCCTGCCTGTCTTTGCCACCCGTGACTGGCATCCGCCCGAGACCAGTCATTTTCAGGCCCAGGGCGGACCGTGGCCCGTCCACTGCGTCCGGGACAGTGCCGGTGCCGCCTATCATCCTGATCTTCGCCTGCCTGAGGGGACGGTGCATCTGTACAAGGGGGTTGATGAACAGCGCGACGGCTACTCTGCCTTTGACGGAGCTGATCAGACCGGCACCCTGCTGGAGAGCCTGCTGGCGGATCGCAGCGTTGACCACCTCTCTATCGGCGGCCTGGCCACTGACTACTGCGTGCGCTCCTCAGTGCTTGATGCCCTCACCCGTGGCCTGACGGTCACCGTGCTGACAGACGCGGTGGCCGGGGTTGAACTCCGGCCCGGTGACAGCGAACGCTCGCTCAACGACATGCGCGTGGCCGGAGCTCGTCTGCTGACTGTGGAGCAGGCTGTGCAGGCACACGGCCTGCAACGGTAA